TGTTGGATCTTCGTCAGATGCGGCTGGAATCCGATGGTTCGATCAGCGGCAATGCGTTGCTTACGGATGCGACCGGGACACACAGCCTGGACACGACCGCCCCGTTTCTCTTGGACGGTGGTACCGGTGGGGATGTGCTTCGCATCTTGGGTTCGGCGGAGGCGGAAAGCCTGCTGTTGCGACCACCCAACAACGCCGATGGTTTGAGCCGGCTGAGCTTTTTAGGCGGCGAAATCGAAATTCGCGGGTTTGAAAACGTTTCGTTTGTCGGCGGAGGCGGCTTGGACCACGCGACGCTTTATGACAGCACCGGCAACGATGTGTTGACCGCTTCCAATCAGACCGCACGCATGACCGGTGTTGGGTTTGAGTTCCGCGTCGACAATGTGCCGAAGTTGTTTGCTCATGCGACTGCCGGAGGCGAAGATTCCGCGCACTTGAATGACACGGAGTACGACGATCGGTTGGTCATTCGTCCACAATTCAGCTCGTTGCGAAACGAAGTGCAAACGCAAGCCGTGTTTGGTTTCGAAAGAGTCTACGCCTACGCCGAAGCCGGTGGGCATGACTCGGCTGACCTAGGTGATTCCGAAGCCAATGACGTCATGTCCATCTCGCAATCGCAAGCAACGATCAGCAGCAGCGGCTACCGCGCGACGGCGATTGGATTTGAAGATGTTTCTGCCAAAGCCTCGGCGGGCGGCGAAGACACCGTTCGAATCTATGTGACGCAGGCCGGCGGAACTTGGCACACGACCGATTCGCTGACCCAGTGGATCGGCGCGGATGGTACCAGTCGCATTGCTCGAGGGTTTGAGCACAGCGAAACATTCGAGCGATTCGAAACGCAATCTCTTGCTGAAACTTCCTCGTTGACCGCGAACCCATCCTCAACCAGCGGCCTCCCAACATCGGCGGTGAGACCGTTCGATGAAGAGGCCCACCGCGACGCTCTGCGGCGGATGTTTGAAACGTTGGAAGACTAGCAGTTCATTTCATGCTCGGTGAGGTCAGCCGCTGAGGGTCGCTTCCTGCTTCAAATCGTTGTTTTTAGAGTTGCGTTGGCTTCTGTCCGGTGGAACCGGACCTACATGGACTCATACTTCGCCCGGTGGAACCGGGCCTACACGGGCAGTCCGGTGGAACCGGACCTACGTGGGTTGGGAGTTGGTATGGCAGAGGGATGGCCCTTGGGTGTTGTTGCGGGAGCTGGGAGCGTCGCTGGGGCGGTCGCTGGCGTCTTTGCCTGCGATTTGCAGTGTTCTGTCGAGACGGTGTGACAATTTGGTACTCAAAGTCGCTTGGTTTAAACGCTTGTTTAAAACGTATGTTTGGATCATGCTGCGATGAAGTGGCGTTTCGATTTGAAACCGTTCTCCTTTTCTTTGAGTCCACCAGCTTGTCTCGCTCACAACCGGATGCTGACACGACCGATTCACGTGAGACCGTTTCTGGCTCTGTTGAATCAGGCTCCGTCGAATCAGGCCTGCCCGAACCGGCCCAACGTTTGTTGAACGCCGCGGGACCGGTGTTTGCCCAGCGAGGGTTCGATCGCGCCACCGTTCGCGAAATCGCGAACATCGCGGATGTGAATGTGGCTTCGGTGAGCTATTACTTCGGCGACAAAAAGGGCTTGTACACCGCCGTCATTCGATCCATCCGCGAGCGTCGCGAACGAGCGTTTCCTTTGCCGGTTCTGGGGCAGGGCACGGCTCAGCGCGATTTGGAATTGCTGGTTCGAACGTTGCTATCACGGATGTTGGCATCGGACGAAACCGGATGGGAATCAATGTTGATGATGCGTGAGATGCAACATCCCACATCCGCGATCGACGGCTTGGTCCGCGACTATTTCAAACCGCTTTACGACGCGCTTTGTCAAACCATTGGGACGCTGCTTCCGCCTTTGGATGCCAATTCGTCCTGGCAGACTGACGCACTGGTGCCCCAGTTGGCTTTGGGGGTCGTTGGCCAGTGTTTGCACTACCGGATTGGCCGCCCGGTGCTGAATCATTTGATCGCCCCCGAGTTACTTCAAAAGCATTACGGCTCGGATGCGTTGTGTCGCATGATCACGGCGACGACCTTGGCCGCTTGCCAAGACCAAAACGTGATCCAGCAACATCTCCTTCTCGAATCATCGACTTTCCCACCGGCGGAAGACGTCGCTTGTCAATCCAACTGAATCGCTGAACATCATGACCGAAAATACCATGACAGAAGACGAACCTGCTGTTCAGGCACATGGCGTGTCCGATGGGACTCCGCCGGAAATGGAAGGGCCGATCGCTTCTCCTTACAAACACGGCAACGACGTGACGAGTGCTCCTGCTGACAACGACTCGATCAAGTTAGTGCGATCCTCGAATCTGACTTCGTGGTTGCTGTTCAACATCGGAATGCCGATTGCCTTGCTGGCTGGTGCTGGTGGATTGGTCGCCGCGTTGGGCTCGATCCAACCGTCCACGCGTCCTCCCGCGGATCAATCACGAGCCGGACGTTTGCAAGCCTTGCCCGCCGTGGAGGTCGTGCCCATTCAGTCTTTGGCCGACAGCGGCGAGCGGTTGCACTTGAACTCCGATGGCACCGTGGTGCCCTTTCGCGAAGTCATCTTGGCAACGGAAGTCGCCGGGCGAATCATCGAGAAATCCGACCAATGCGAAGCTGGCCAGTACGTGACCGCGGGAACCGTGCTGATGCGGATCGACCCGACGGATTATGAATTGGCGGTGCAACGTTTGGAGCAAAGCCAACAGTCCGAGTACGAGCAAATTCGCGAAGTCGACCAAGAGTTGATCAACTCAAAACGTTTGCTCGAGATCGCTGACGCCGACATCGAACTGCAAAGTCGCGAAGTGAAGCGATTGGAGAAGTTGCCAGAAGACTTCGCCGCTCGGAAGGAACTCGACACGGCTCGGCGAGCGGTGTTGCAAGCCGAGCAACAAAAAGTCACGTATCAAAACCAAATCGATTTGCTGAGAACCCGCCGTTCGCGATTGGAACTGGCCGAGCAGCTGGCCGCGACTCAGCTAAAACAGGCCAAGATTGACCTGCAACGCACCGAGATACGGGCTCCCATCGATGGCGTGGTTGTCAGTGAACAAGCTGAGCTGAATACGTTTGTCGCTCGCGGAAACCCCGTGGTGACGATGGAAGACACGTCCAAAGTCGAAGTCGCGACCTCCTTGCGCATGGACCAGCTTTATTGGGTGCTGAACCAAAAGAAGTTGGAGTCGCCCATCGATGATTTGAATGCACCAGCCAACGGCGCACACCGTGGTTACAAGTTGCCGCCGACCAGTGTTGAGGTGCACTATCAACTGTCCGGACGCGACGATGTTTCTTATGTCTGGGACGGTCAACTGCTGGGCTACGACGGGATTGGCATGGACGAACAAACTCGTACGGTTCCGGTACGCGTTGTCGTGGATCAGCCGCAAGTGTTTGAGGTGCGCCGCAACGATGTGGCGGACGCGGCAGCCGATCCGGCCGTCCAAAACATGGTTGCGGCCGGGCCCACCGCCTTGGTTCGCGGCATGTTCGTGCGATTGCGATTGGAACTGGATCCCGCCGTGCCGTTGGTGATCCTGCCCGCGGAAGCCTTGAAGCCCGGCAATCGTGTTTGGGAATTCATTCCCGACGAAACGGTTCTGGACCAAGCGTCCGAGAAGGTTGCGGCAAAGACCGAAGAGGCTGAGGCTGCGAAACCCGAGGCGGAACCGGCGGCCGAATCCATCGCCAAGGATGGTGAAGAGTCCTCCGAATCAGAGCTTGTGTTCGACGCGAATGCTTGGTCGGCGGGACGCTTGGTGATCCGCCAAGATGTTCGTCCGGTTGATCTGCTGTCAACGTTCGGCGGAACTTCGGATCACTGGATTTGCGAAGTGCCCGATCAATCGATTCACGGTGACAGTTTCGTGGTGGTCTCGCCTTTGGGAAGCATCGAATCGGACACGTTCCCGGTTCGCGCACCGGCCAAAAGCTTGTCGCCTGAATCGGAGTCGGCTGAAGAAACCGCGGCCGCGGAATCCAAGCTGACCAAACGTTGAACGCAACTGGAGTGAGACACGTTGAGATGCGACGTGCTTTCTCAAGTGACCAAAATCCCGCGACACGCGGAAGCGGTCCGTCATCGTTGTCACCGGACCCAATCGCTCATTCAATTCCTTTCCAAACAAAGTTACTTCGATGAAACGTGTGCTCGCTTGGGCCATCGAAAACGCACCTGGCATGAACGTCGTGATGTTGGCGTTGGTGATCGTGGGTGCGGCAGCGTTTGTCGCGATGCGTCGCGAGGTCTTCCCCGAGTTTGAACTCGAAGTGGTGATGGTTTCGGTGCCTTATCCCGGAGCCACACCTCAAGATGCGGAAGAGGCCATTTGTCAAAAGATCGAAGAAGCCATCCGGTCGATCGATGGGATCAAGAAGGTCACGTCCATCGCGATGGAAGGTCGAGGTTATGTGCTGGCGGAACTTCGCAGTGACATCAAAGACGTTCAAAAGGTGATGTCGGAAATCGATCGCGAGGTGGATCGCATCCCGAGTTTCCCTGATCTCGCAGAAGACCCCGAGATCGAACAAATCACCTTTCGCGATACCGCCATTCGGTTGGGGATCATCGGGCCGGATGATCGAACTCGCCGCGGCGAATTGAAATTGCGTGAAGTTGCCGAGTCCGTTCGTGATGATCTGCTGATGCTTCCCAGCGTGACCGTGGCGGAATTGATGGGAACGCGAAACTATCAAATCGACGTGGAGATCCCAGAGGCAACACTGCGTTCCTACGGTCTGACTTTGGAACGCGTGGCCGCCGAGATCCGTGCCCACAACGTTGAACTCCCGGGCGGGCAGTTGAAGTCGTCAGGGCAAGAAATTTTGTTGCGAGCAAAAAACAAAGGCCGCGTCGGTCCGGAAATCGAGCAAATTCCGTTGATCACGCGACCGGACGGAGTCGTGCTGACCGTCGGTGACTTGGGCAATGTCCGCGATGAATTCGAGGACGTAACCGCTATCGCGGAAATCAATGGCGAACCTGCCATGGTGGTGAACGTCCAGCGGACCAAGTCGGAGGACTTGCTGAACCTCGTGGATGACGTTCGCGGTTATGTCGCCAGCGTGGAGCCGCCACCCGGATACCGATATGTCCTCTGGGGAGACACCTCGGTCGATGTGCGAGACCGGATGGCACTGCTTTCACGAAACGGGATCCAAGGGTTGGCGTTGGTCTTTTTGGTGCTGGCGTTGTTCTTGGAAGTGCGTTTGGCTTTCTGGGTCGCTCTCGGGATTCCGATATCGATCATGGGTGCGGGGGCCGCGTTGGCTTGGGGCGATCAAACGCTCAACATGCTTTCGTTGTTTTCGTTTTTGATTGCGCTCGGAATCGTCGTCGATGATGCGATCGTGATTGGGGAAAACATCTACGCACACCGGCAAATGGGCAAATCGCTGCATGATTCGGCGGTCGACGGGGCAACCGAGGTCTTGCCCAGTGTCGCTGCGTCCATCACGACCACGGTCATCGCGTTCGCTCCGATGTTTTTCGTTTCGGGCGTGATGGGGAAATTCATGGCGGTGATCCCGTTCGCCGTGATCGCCATGTTGCTGGTGTCCTTGTGGGAGAGCACGTTTGTGTTGCCGTGCCACTTGGCTCACAGTCATTCAGGGTTCTTCCGTTTGGCGACGATCGTTACCTACCCGTTTCGTCCGTTCATGCTGCTGTTGTTTTGGTGCAACGCACGAGCCAGCATCGCGATGGAATGGTTCGCCGAGAAGATTTATGTTCCGACGCTGCACTTTTGCTTGCGGAACCCGGTTCTGCCCATCGCGGTCGCGTTTGCCTTGTTCATTGGCACCATCGGAATGATTCGTGGCGGTGTGGTGACGACGGTGTTGTTTCCGAAATCCGACAACAACTATCTGCAAGCCTCGGTGGTCTTCCCCAACGGAACGCCATCGACCGCCACGGAAGCCGCGACTCAGCGGATGGAACGCGCTCTGCAAAAAGTGAGTCGCGAGATCGCACTGGAACGAGCCGCCGCAACTCGGGAACCACTGGAGTCCCTTTATCCGCCGCCGGAAGGTGACTATGTGGGCCCCGTCCGATTCGCCTATCGAGAGGTTGGATCGATCACGAACACCGCCGGACCGATGGGTGGGCAAGGATCCAGCGGCAGCAACGCGGGCCAGATCTTTGCAGAACTTCATGGCACCGAAATTCGCGACATTCACAGCGACCAACTGATCGCTCGTTGGCGTCGGGAGGTGGGCGAGATCGCTGGCGTCGAGAAGATCACCTACGGCAGCATCGGTACGGGACCAGCCGGCACGCCGATTGAATTCAAATTGCTGGCGTCGGGGGAACACGTCGATGAATTGCTCGCAGCGACCGAGGTGATGAAAGAAAAGGTGGCGACGTTCGCGGGTGTGTTTGACATCAGCGACGACAACACTCCCGGCAAATGGGAGTTTCAATTCCGAGTCAAAGACAAAGCGCTCGCTACCGGCGTCACGCCGACGGATTTGGGGCAAACCGTTCGCAACACTTACTTCGGCGCGGAAGTCATGCGTCTTCAACGCGGGCGTCACGAAGTGAAGTTGATGGTGCGATATCCGCCAGAGGAACGGACATCACTCGTGAATTTTCGCGAGATCCGAGTGGGAGGTGCCGACGGAATGCAGCGTCCCATCAATGAGTTGGCTGAGATTGAACTGGAGCGGGGGTTTTCCGAGATCAACCGAGTCGACCAACAACGAAGCATCACCATCTCGGCTGACCTGGACGAGACTACTGCCAATGCGGACTTAATCATTGCCGACTTGCAAAAGCAATCGGATGAATTCATGCAGCAGTTCCCGAATGTTTCGATCCGTTGGGAAGGACAACAAGAGCAAAGCCGCGAGTCGGTCGGCAGTCTGATGGTTGGATTCGCCGTCGCCATCTTGTGCATGTTTGTCCTGTTAGTGCTTCAGTTTCGTTCGTACATGCAACCGTTGTTGATCCTGGCGATCATCCCGTTCGGCATGATTGGTGCCGTCTGGGGACACGCATTTTTGAATCTGCCATTGACGTTGTTCAGCATGTTTGGATTGGTGGCATTGGCTGGAGTCGTGGTCAATGACTCGATCGTGCTGATCGATTTCATCAATTCACGCGTGCGTGCTGGTGACGAACCGGTGCAAGCCTTGTTGGAATCGGGCCGGCGTCGTTTCCGACCGATCATGTTGACCAGCATGACAACGATTGCCGGCTTGATCCCGCTGCTGACCGAGAAGTCGTTTCAGGCACAATTGCTGATTCCCATGGCCAGCAGTTTGGCATTCGGATTGATGCTCGCAACAGCATTGGTGTTGTTGTTGATACCGGTGCTTTACATGCTGTACTTGCTGACGCTGCAGTCGCTGAACATCCCCTTCGTCGAAGTCGAGGAGTGAAGCTTGTTCGACAGTTCGCGGTCCGTTTTCCGTAGGTCAGGCCTCGCCTGACGGCCGCGCACCTTCGCCCGCAACCCTGACGCTGTGGTCCTGCCACCTTTCCACTCTTAACCGTAGGCCGGAACAAGCCGCTTCGGCGCGGTTCCGGCGATTGCAATTGTTCGAGCGAGTGACGTCTTGCCGGATGTGCGTCGCAAAGCCTCCTTCATCCGGCCTACGCCTTTCGTCGCGACACATTGCGGGCGACACCGGTGGGCTTGCGCCCAGCCGCTAACATGGTGCACCCGTAGGTCAGGCCTCGCCTGACAACCGCGCACCTTCACGCACAACTTTTTCGCTGTGGCCCTTCCACCTTTCCACTCTTATCCGTAATCCGGAACAAGCCGCTTCGGCGCGGTTCCGGCGGTGCAATCGTTCGAGCGAGCGACGTCTTGCCGGATGTGCGTCGCAGAGCCTCCTTCATCCGGCCTGCGTGTTTCGTTGCGAAACATCGCGGGCGACACATTTCGGGCGACACATTTCGGGCGACACCGGTGGGCTTGCGCCCATCCGCTAACATGGTGATCCCGTAGGTCAGGCCTCGCCTGACAACCGCGCACCTTCGGCCACAACCTTGACGCTGTAACGCTGCCGCTTTTCCACTTCCCACCTACGCGGATGCAG
This genomic stretch from Rhodopirellula halodulae harbors:
- a CDS encoding efflux RND transporter permease subunit, with protein sequence MKRVLAWAIENAPGMNVVMLALVIVGAAAFVAMRREVFPEFELEVVMVSVPYPGATPQDAEEAICQKIEEAIRSIDGIKKVTSIAMEGRGYVLAELRSDIKDVQKVMSEIDREVDRIPSFPDLAEDPEIEQITFRDTAIRLGIIGPDDRTRRGELKLREVAESVRDDLLMLPSVTVAELMGTRNYQIDVEIPEATLRSYGLTLERVAAEIRAHNVELPGGQLKSSGQEILLRAKNKGRVGPEIEQIPLITRPDGVVLTVGDLGNVRDEFEDVTAIAEINGEPAMVVNVQRTKSEDLLNLVDDVRGYVASVEPPPGYRYVLWGDTSVDVRDRMALLSRNGIQGLALVFLVLALFLEVRLAFWVALGIPISIMGAGAALAWGDQTLNMLSLFSFLIALGIVVDDAIVIGENIYAHRQMGKSLHDSAVDGATEVLPSVAASITTTVIAFAPMFFVSGVMGKFMAVIPFAVIAMLLVSLWESTFVLPCHLAHSHSGFFRLATIVTYPFRPFMLLLFWCNARASIAMEWFAEKIYVPTLHFCLRNPVLPIAVAFALFIGTIGMIRGGVVTTVLFPKSDNNYLQASVVFPNGTPSTATEAATQRMERALQKVSREIALERAAATREPLESLYPPPEGDYVGPVRFAYREVGSITNTAGPMGGQGSSGSNAGQIFAELHGTEIRDIHSDQLIARWRREVGEIAGVEKITYGSIGTGPAGTPIEFKLLASGEHVDELLAATEVMKEKVATFAGVFDISDDNTPGKWEFQFRVKDKALATGVTPTDLGQTVRNTYFGAEVMRLQRGRHEVKLMVRYPPEERTSLVNFREIRVGGADGMQRPINELAEIELERGFSEINRVDQQRSITISADLDETTANADLIIADLQKQSDEFMQQFPNVSIRWEGQQEQSRESVGSLMVGFAVAILCMFVLLVLQFRSYMQPLLILAIIPFGMIGAVWGHAFLNLPLTLFSMFGLVALAGVVVNDSIVLIDFINSRVRAGDEPVQALLESGRRRFRPIMLTSMTTIAGLIPLLTEKSFQAQLLIPMASSLAFGLMLATALVLLLIPVLYMLYLLTLQSLNIPFVEVEE
- a CDS encoding HlyD family secretion protein, with amino-acid sequence MTEDEPAVQAHGVSDGTPPEMEGPIASPYKHGNDVTSAPADNDSIKLVRSSNLTSWLLFNIGMPIALLAGAGGLVAALGSIQPSTRPPADQSRAGRLQALPAVEVVPIQSLADSGERLHLNSDGTVVPFREVILATEVAGRIIEKSDQCEAGQYVTAGTVLMRIDPTDYELAVQRLEQSQQSEYEQIREVDQELINSKRLLEIADADIELQSREVKRLEKLPEDFAARKELDTARRAVLQAEQQKVTYQNQIDLLRTRRSRLELAEQLAATQLKQAKIDLQRTEIRAPIDGVVVSEQAELNTFVARGNPVVTMEDTSKVEVATSLRMDQLYWVLNQKKLESPIDDLNAPANGAHRGYKLPPTSVEVHYQLSGRDDVSYVWDGQLLGYDGIGMDEQTRTVPVRVVVDQPQVFEVRRNDVADAAADPAVQNMVAAGPTALVRGMFVRLRLELDPAVPLVILPAEALKPGNRVWEFIPDETVLDQASEKVAAKTEEAEAAKPEAEPAAESIAKDGEESSESELVFDANAWSAGRLVIRQDVRPVDLLSTFGGTSDHWICEVPDQSIHGDSFVVVSPLGSIESDTFPVRAPAKSLSPESESAEETAAAESKLTKR
- a CDS encoding DUF1956 domain-containing protein, producing MSRSQPDADTTDSRETVSGSVESGSVESGLPEPAQRLLNAAGPVFAQRGFDRATVREIANIADVNVASVSYYFGDKKGLYTAVIRSIRERRERAFPLPVLGQGTAQRDLELLVRTLLSRMLASDETGWESMLMMREMQHPTSAIDGLVRDYFKPLYDALCQTIGTLLPPLDANSSWQTDALVPQLALGVVGQCLHYRIGRPVLNHLIAPELLQKHYGSDALCRMITATTLAACQDQNVIQQHLLLESSTFPPAEDVACQSN